The Carassius gibelio isolate Cgi1373 ecotype wild population from Czech Republic chromosome B5, carGib1.2-hapl.c, whole genome shotgun sequence genome segment CCTGTTGATCAATGATTTCTCAGGAATTACATCAGCGATTTGGTGAGAATGGAAACCGAAAGTGACTGAGCAAGTTTTTGAAAaggaaacattgttttgtttggaGGCGGGGCTTGAGCTGACGTTTTATATATTCATGCCTTTGCTCACCAGAGGCACATTATCTTACAAGACTTATTGAAGATAACATTCAGCGAAAGCCATATTCAGCGAAGCATTTAAACAACCAGACAGGTGAGCCACCACTATGAAAATATTGAGCATTAACATTAACTCCAGTTTTAAGTAACTAAATGGTGCTGTAGTTGtcagtttttaattcttttatatttaatctcatCTGAAAGGTGATGGAGCTGATAATAAGACTGCTGGGCGGAGATGTGAAGCGTCTGGAGGTGAGCGGTGGAGCCACAGTTTGTGAACTGAAGAAACTCATCTCTCAGATCATCGGAGAACCTTCTTACAAACAGAAGCTGTCTGCCGATAACGGTTCGCGTATCAGCCTTGAGGATGAGTCTCGAACCCTCAGCAGTTACGGTCTGCACTCTGGATCAGTGGTCAGTCTGCTCATCACCAACCCCGGACCTTTCCAAGTGTTCGTCAGGAATGAGAAGGGCCAGACCGGGACGTATGAAGTGGATATCAATGAGaccgtagatcagctccaggctaagATCTACCGCAAAGAGAGAGTCCCCGTGGACCAGCAGAGACTGATTTTCAACGGAAGACAGCTGGAGTCCGGCAAAAAGTTGCAGGAATACGACATCAGCTCAGGAAGCAGCATTCACATGACTCTCCGTCTGCGAGGAGGATGATCGGGCGAATGTGTGCAAAAACGACCAAAAAGTGTTCTCTTTAGATTTGTTAATGATGTATACGAAACTCGctgttaaaattttaattttttgcttcATAATGTCTTAAGAACTCATGCAATTCCATTGTTGGCTATTTATCTGCAGATGTCTTCAGGGGAACACAttcaggtgtccttgttacatgtactgactattataataacagtaaattcagcataattacatgcaagtatacCCAAgtcaaccctaatcctaaccttaaccatatgtacatgtagttaatcaatattactCAGTATAACAGTGTgaaaaggacaccttaaaataaagtgtagccCAACCCTCTTCAGAACTCATGAGGATAATTCCATTGTATATAACTGTATCTTTGATCATGATGAATGATCTTTCACTgtgactataataataaaaactcaaatcATTTGAAGAAAGTTCCAgtttttttgttctgtgtttCTCATGTTTTTGTGAATTACTGAATAAGTTTTCCCAAAAAGCCTGACATAACTATAGTAAATGCTATTAATACTTGAATTACTAATCTTGCAATTTAAGGAAAACATAGCtctatgtaaacaaatatttcatcacaattttCACACATAGTCATATGGGTAACATGTCTCCAGAAAGCAAACACATAACGTGGTATAAGACACATGATAATGAATGGAAAGTGTTGAGTCTTCTCAGACTGATACGCTGCATAAGTTCAGCTCTAGagggtgtgtgtctctctgtaggGTGTGTCTGGATCACCTGGGTTTCCCTCGTCATGTGATCATGGGGAAAACCCTCTTACCAATGATTCACTCAAGAgcagaatgaaaaataaaggcTATGTAAGCAGCTGTCAATGAAACACCTTTTCGTTTTCGTTGCCAACTAATCTAAAGTCAGCGTGATTCaggattattataaaataaatattttatgatctGTTCACCGAGAGGTTCTTTGGGGAATCAAAAATGGTTgttttctatggcatcactgtgaaaacacacactTGGAACCTTTATTATTGAGTGTTGCATATTACTGCAGTTAATGGACGTTacacaaataactaaataaaaatagtaaaagtaataataatagaagCATTAGGGAACAAAGTACAAAATTTCACATTAAATCTCACTATGACGTAATTCTTGTCCATGAGATTTCAAGCTCTGTACACACCTGTATGTTTGTATCTTGCATCATGCTGTTATACTCACTGCTTTTCTGAAGTATGGAAACAGAAAGTTGCTGAATAATCACTGGAAAGGAAACCAAGCCTGGGGGTGAGTTTAAAAcaatcatgaatatttaaaactgattgtgtgttttgtgaaaaaggaaaacttcatttttacaacaaaaaaaagtaataagcatattttatttcttaacattAAAGCTGCTATAAATGCAGAGTGAAATGTGCCcttcacattttaaatacaacaaaataaccCTCTTTAAAACACTGGCAAACAGTAAAGAGCCTTTAAATCAGGGGCGTTAGACTGGGGGtaggtaaaaccagtactgattaccagggccccaaaggaagagagggcccttgaaaagtctggaaatatatattttcaagggatgggggggggggggcattaggactgcctatgcatagggcccaggatcttgtgcagcgcccctgttttaaatcataatattaagtgatttagtaacaaatacacattttgtgaCAAAACTGACAAAGAAGTAGATTGCACCCAAACATATATTAATTGCCTCTTTATGTTAAATAATTCAGAATAGTTCATTgctaaattaacttttattttaactttatagcCATATATGCTGCTTTAACTTCAAAAGTGTGTGAATGAAATTATCAAGAAGATGGctagttaatatttttgtgttttattttatgaggttgattttgatgtttatgagGTACCCTACATGAAGAAAGGAAAGGACTAAACTGTTATAACCTATAACAGTATAACTACATAACACCATTCAAACTAAATGCTTATTTTAATGtgtacagaaaacaaatatggTAAAGCTATAAGTTACAAAAACAGAAcgtttaataaatgaatgaatgaatatttcacttttttttgcaCTGAACATCCTGTTGATCAATGATTTCTCAGGACTTACATCAGCGATTTGGTGAGAATGGAAACCGAAAGTGACTGAGCAAGTTTTTGAAAaggaaacattgttttgtttggaGGCGGGGCTTGAGCTGACGCTTTATATATTCATACCTTTGCTCACCAGAGGCACATTATCTTACAAGACTTATTGAAGATAACATTTAGCGAAAGCCATATTCAGCAAAGCATTTAAACAACCAGACAGGTGAGCCACATACCCATGAAAATATTGAGCATTAACATTAACTCCAGTTTTAAGTAACTAAATGGTGCTGTAGTTGtcagtttttaattcttttatatttaatctcatCTGAAAGGTGATGGAGCTGATAATAAGACTGCTGAGTGGAGATGTGAAGCGTCTGGAAGTGAGCGGTGGAGCCACAGTTGGTGAACTGAAGAAACTCATCTCTCAGATCATCGGAGAACCTTCTTACAAACAGAAGCTGTCTGCCGATAACGGTTCGCGTATCAGCCTTGAGGATGAGTCTCGAACCCTCAGCAGTTACGGTCTGCACTCTGGATCAGTGGTCAGTCTGCTCATCACCAACCCCGGACCTTTCCAAGTGTTCGTCAGGAATGAGAAGGGCCAGACCGGGACGTATGAAGTGGATATCAATGAGaccgtagatcagctccaggctaagATCTACCGCAAAGAGAGAGTCCCCGTGGACCAGCAGAGACTGATTTTCAACGGAAGACAGCTGGAGTCCGGCAGAAAGTTGCAGGAATACGACATCAGCTCAGGAAGCAGCATTCACATGACTCTCCGTCTGCGAGGAGGGTGATCGGGCGAATGTGTGCAAAAAGGACCAAAAAGTGTTCTCTTTAGATTTGTTAATGATGTATACGAAACTCgctgttaaaattatttttttttgcttcataaCGTCTTAAGAACTCATGCAATTCCATTGTTGGCTATTTATCTGCAGATGTCTTCAGGGGAACACAttcaggtgtccttgttacatgtactgactattataataacagtaaattctgcataattacatgcaagtatccCCAAgtcaaccctaatcctaaccttaaccatatgtacatgtagttaatcaatattactcagtataacagtgtaaaaaggacaccttaaaataaagtgtagccCAACCCTCTTCAGAACTCATGAGGATAATTCCATTGTATATAACTGTATCTTTGATCATGATGAATGATCTTTCACTgtgactataataataaaaactcaaatcATTTGAAGAAAGTTCCAgtttttttgttctgtgtttCTCATGTTTTTGTGAATTACTGAATAAGTTTTCCCAAAAAGCCTGACATAACTATAGTAAATGCTATTAATACTTGAATTACTAATCTTGCAATTTAAGGAAAACATAGCtctatgtaaacaaatatttcatcacaattttCACACATAGTCATATGGGTACCATGTCTCCAGAAAGCAAACACATAACGTGGTATAAGACACATGATAATGAATGGAAAGTGTTGAGTCTTCTCAGACTGATACGCTGCATAAGTTCAGCTCTAGagggtgtgtgtctctctgtaggGTGTGTCTGGATCACCTGGGTTTCCCTCGTCATGTGATCATGGGGAAAACCCTCTTACCAATGATTCACTCAAGAgcagaatgaaaaataaaggttGTGTAAGCAGCTGTCAATGAAACACCTTTTCGTTTTTGTTGCCAACTAATCTAAAGTCAGCGTGattcattattataaaataaatattttatgatctGTTCACCGAGAGGTTCTTTGGGGAATCAAAAATGGTTgttttctatggcatcactgtgaaaacacacactTGGAACCTTTATTATTGAGTGTTGCATATTACTGCAGTTAATGGACGTTacacaaataactaaataaaaatagtaaaagtaataataatagaagCATTAGGGAACAAAGTACAAAATTTCACATTAAATCTCACTATGACGTAATTCTTGTCCATGAGATTTCAAGCTCTGTACACACCTGTATGTTTGTATCTTGCATCATGCTGTTATACTCACTGCTTTTCTGAAGTatggaaacaggaagttgctgaatAATCACTGGAAAGGAAACCAAGCCTGGGGGTGTGTTTAAAAcaatcatgaatatttaaaactgattgtgtgttttgtgaaaaaggaaaacttcatttttacaacaaataaaaagtaataagtatattttatttcttaccATTAAAGCTGCTATAAATGCAGAGTGAAATGTGCCcttcacattttaaatacaacaaaataccCCTCTTTAAAACACTGGCAAACAGTAAAGAGCCTTTAAATCAGGGGCGTCAGACTGGGGGtaggtaaaaccagtactgattaccagggccccaaaggaagagagggcccttgaaaagtctggaaatatatattttcaagggatggggggggggacattaggactgcctatgcatagggcccaggatcttgtgcagcgcccctgttttaaatcataatattaagtgatttagtaacaaatacacattttgtgaCAAAACTGACAAAGAAGTAGATTGCACCCAAACATATATTAATTGCCTCTTTATGTTAAATAATTCAGAATAGTTCATTgctaaattaacttttattttaactttatagcCATATATGCTGCTTTAACTTCAAAAGTGTGTGAATGAAATTATCAAGAAGATGGctagttaatatttttgtgttttattttatgaggttgattttgatgtttatgagGTACCCTACATGAAGAAAGGAAAGGACTAAACTGTTATAACCTATAACAGTATAACTATATAACACCATACAAACTAAATGCTTATTTTAATGtgtacagaaaacaaatatggTAAAGCTATAAGTTACAAAAACAGAAcgtttaataaatgaatgaatgaatatttcactttttttttgcactgaacaTCCTGTTGATCAATGATTTCTCAGGACTTACATCAGCGATTTGGTGAGAATGGAAACCGAAAGTGACTGAGCAAGTTTTTGAAAaggaaacattgttttgtttggaGGCGGGGCTTGAGCTGACGCTTTATATATTCATGCCTTTGCTCACCAGAGGCACATTATCTTACAAGACTTATTGAAGATAACATTTAGCGAAAGCCATATTTAAACAACCAGACAGGTGAGCCGCATACCTATGAAAATATTGAGCATTAACATTAACTCCAGTTTTAAGTAACTAAATGGTGCTGTAGTTGtcagtttttaattcttttatatttaatctcatCTGAAAGGTGATGGAGCTGATAATAAGACTGCTGAGTGGAGATGTGAAGCATCTGGAGGTGAGCGGTGGAGCCACAGTTGGTGAACTGAAGAAACTCATCTCTCAGATCATCGGAGAACCTTCTTACAAACAGAAGCTGTCTGCCGATAACGGTTCGCGTATCAGCCTTGAGGATGAGTCTCGAACCCTCNNNNNNNNNNNNNNNNNNNNNNNNNNNNNNNNNNNNNNNNNNNNNNNNNNNNNNNNNNNNNNNNNNNNNNNNNNNNNNNNNNNNNNNNNNNNNNNNNNNNNNNNNNNNNNNNNNNNNNNNNNNNNNNNNNNNNNNNNNNNNNNNNNNNNNNNNNNNNNNNNNNNNNNNNNNNNNNNNNNNNNNNNNNNNNNNNNNNNNNNNNNNNNNNNNNNNNNNNNNNNNNNNNNNNNNNNNNNNNNNNNNNNNNNNNNNNNNNNNNNNNNNNNNNNNNNNNNNNNNNNNNNNNNNNNNNNNNNNNNNNNNNNNNNNNNNNNNNNNNNNNNNNNNNNNNNNNNNNNNNNNNNNNNNNNNNNNNNNNNNNNNNNNNNNNNNNNNNNNNNNNNNNNNNNNNNNNNNNNNNNNNNNNNNNNNNNNNNNNNNNNNNNNNNNNNNNNNNNNNNNNNNNNNNNNNNNNNNNNNNNNNNNNNNNNNNNNNNNNNNNNNNNNNNNNNNNNNNNNNNAGAACACTTTTTGGTCGTTTTTGCACACATTCGCCCGATCATCCTCCTCGCAGACGGAGAGTCATGTGAATGCTGCTTCCTGAGCTGATGTCGTATTCCTGCAACTTTTTGCCGGACTCCAGCTGTCTTCCGTTGAAAATCAGTCTCTGCTGGTCCACGGGGACTCTCTCTTTGCGGTAGATcttagcctggagctgatctacggtCTCATTGATATCCACTTCATACGTCCCGGTCTGGCCCTTCTCATTCCTGACGAACACTTGGAAAGGTCCGGGGTTGGTGATGAGCAGACTGACCACTGATCCAGAGTGCAGACCGTAACTGCTGAGGGTTCGAGACTCATCCTCAAGGCTGATACGCGAACCGTTATCGGCAGACAGCTTCTGTTTGTAAGAAGGTTCTCCGATGATCTGAGAGATGAGTTTCTTCAGTTCACAAACTGTGGCTCCACCGCTCACCTCCAGACGCTTCACATCTCCGCCCAGCAGTCTTATTATCAGCTCCATCACCTTTCAGatgagattaaatataaaagaattaaaaactgaCAACTACAGCACCATTTAGTTACTTAAAACTGGAGTTAATGTTAATGCTCAATATTTTCATAGTGGTGGCTCACCTGTCTGGTTGTTTAAATGCTTCGCTGAATATGGCTTTCGCTGAATGTTATCTTCAATAAGTCTTGTAAGATAATGTGCCTCTGGTGAGCAAAGGCATGAATATATAAAACGTCAGCTCAAGCCCCGCCtccaaacaaaacaatgtttcctTTTCAAAAACTTGCTCAGTCACTTTCGGTTTCCATTCTCACCAAATCGCTGATGTAATTCCTGAGAAATCATTGATCAACAGGATGTTcagtgcaaaatatatatatatatatatatatatatatatatatatatatatatatatatatatatatatatatatatatatatattatataataaaatcaaatatgaaatattaatttatccattcattcattcttttatttatttatttataaatctccTTTAGCTGAATTTACGCAGCCAGCCATCTGTCGGTcccaaaacattctaaaaatagaAATAACCTTTAAAGAACGTTCAGTAGGCCTATTGGTTCCCTGCaggtaattaataataaataaataaaataaaaaaataaaaccttcttGCAATGTTCTGTTTACCCGCAGATAATTTTCTAACTtggatgcaa includes the following:
- the LOC127957989 gene encoding uncharacterized protein LOC127957989, which gives rise to MELIIRLLSGDVKRLEVSGGATVGELKKLISQIIGEPSYKQKLSADNGSRISLEDESRTLSSYGLHSGSVVSLLITNPGPFQVFVRNEKGQTGTYEVDINETVDQLQAKIYRKERVPVDQQRLIFNGRQLESGRKLQEYDISSGSSIHMTLRLRGG
- the LOC127957991 gene encoding uncharacterized protein LOC127957991; this translates as MELIIRLLGGDVKRLEVSGGATVCELKKLISQIIGEPSYKQKLSADNGSRISLEDESRTLSSYGLHSGSVVSLLITNPGPFQVFVRNEKGQTGTYEVDINETVDQLQAKIYRKERVPVDQQRLIFNGRQLESGKKLQEYDISSGSSIHMTLRLRGG